The DNA segment GGGACTCGGCGCTTTTGGCTGCGTTTGTGCAGCGTTGACAATCGGGGCGCCGCCCGGGCACAGCGGGCGCGCCGCGATGCCGCAGGACGTGCCCGAGTTCCGCTTCGGCGACGACGCCCTCCGGCTCCGGCAGTTCGTCTACGAGCGCTGGTGCGCGCACGGCCGCGGGCCGAACCTGCGCGCGGTGCACGCCGCGACCGGAATGTCGCGCGAGCGGAGAAGATCCTACGTAAATTGGGCGGGGGCTGATCTCATGCCGCACCGCCTGCCTACGGTCGCCGGGCGACGGGCCGCAGCGGCGCCAGGAGGTGCGGACGTTCGGGACGCGGTGTCTTCAAACGGGGCGAGGCCGGAGACGAGGACGCCGTCACGAGCACGCGCAACTACGACTTCAAGTTGGTCGGCTACACATGGTCGGCAGGTTGGAACGTGGCCTGGGTCCAATCCGACGAGCGTCTCACCCCGAGCTTCGAACCGGGGCTGCCGTCGCGGGGCCGGTACGATCTGAGCCGGATCGACGCCGGCGCAAACGTGACCTTCCACCATCCGTTCCTCGAGCCGGGAATCGAAGTGCGGCGGATGCCTGTAGGAGGGACAACCGGCGGAAATGGTTGCCTGGAGGTAGGCGTCGCTCGCGGCGACGATGGTGAGCACAGGCCCGGCGCGCTCTCGAAGAGCTGCCGGAAGTCCGGTGAGCATCGGGCGTCCCTGGCGATCATGGCCCTCCTGAGTCCGCGCGCGCACCGGCGAGCAAACTCGATGCGCACCGGCGCTTCGCGACGACGTAGTTCTACGTACGCAGTCCCCACACTTTACATCCGCCAGGGTTCCATAGGAGAAGTATCCCCGCCGCAAGCGAAATCGTCGCGTTAGTCACTCGACCGATCCGTGGGCTTCTCCTGTAATGTGCGAGGCCCGACGGACCGACACGGACAGCACGTCGCGGGGAGGTGGGTATGTTTCAGTTCGTGGAGCCGCGCGTCCGACGGGCGGTGGTCGAGCATCTCGGGGTTGGCATCGAGGATCTCGCACTGGAGGTTTCACTCACAGACGATCTCGCCGCCGACTCGCTCGACCTGCTCGAGCTGGCGCTCGCCCTCGAGGATGACCTCGGCTTGGAGTTCCCGCAGGCTGCTCTGGACCGGATCCGTACCTACGGTGATCTCCTGGAAACGGTCTTCGCCCTCACGCGTCTCCGCCCGTCCGAGGACGTCGTCGCGGCCACACCGGCCACGCTGCCGTACGTCTGGGTGCGGGTGCTCTCGCCGCGCTGCGGGGCGGCTGGCCTGCTGCGCGCCGAGTGGCTCACACCCTATACCGCGGAAACGATCGCCGAGGACGCGTTGCGCGCGGGCAGAGGAACGCGTCTCGAGATCACGGTGCCGTCGAGCCTGAGCGACGCTGCGATCGTCCAGCTGCGGGCCGACTTCGCCTGGCTCGGCGAGTACGGCGTGCAGGTCGGGGTTGCCCGGCAACAGAACGCCGGCCCGCTCGGCGTCCCTGCCCGCCCGAGTGTCGCGGCCTGACACAGGCGGTTTTGACGATGTATGGGCCCGGGCGACTACGTTTATCCCGCCGACCTGCCGCGGCGCTTGCTCTGTCGCATCGAGGCGGCCAGATCATAGAGCTTCGGGGCGGGCCTCCGAATACTGAAGCTCGAGCCGCTCGAGGGCTGCTGGCGCGTCTGGACGGGTCTCGTGCGCCCCTCGGCCTGCTGGACTTGGCGCTGGCCCTGGCCGCCTTCGGCATGACGATCCCTCAGCGCGTCCTCGGCCGCATACGCGCGCTTGGCGGGCTCCTCGAGGCCAGCTGCGCTCAGGTCGGGGTACGCGCTGATGGCGGTGCGTGGGCACCGGAGCCGCCGCTCGTGAGGGCGCGGCTCGTGTCCCCACGGGGCGGCGTACTCGAGCGCGTCGGCTTCCTCACCTCGTACGCCGCCGAGACGATCGCGGAGGATGCGCGCCACGCCGGGCGTGGTGCATGCCTCGACCTGGCGGTCGACGGCAAGGGCACGACCAACGCGACCCTCGCCCAGGTCCGGGTGCAGTTCGGCCGGCTCGCGCCCTTCGGCGTGCGCGTGAGAGTGCGGCGCGGCCGTCGTCACCCCGACCCGGCCATTCGACCCGCCACCAAATGCGATGACACGCGAGAGGAACTCGGTCTGGGTGACGAGTGAGCAGTCTGCGCATGCCCGGTCTACGAGCCAACAAAGGGTGACCAACCGCAGCGTGGACGCCTGCCGACTCGAAGACACCGAGAGATCCTTCTGCCCCGCGCCTCATCGATCCGATCCACCGGACGGTTTCGGCGGTACGCCGCGCGAGCCGGGGGATGGGGGCGTTAGCCTAACGCCCCCACAGCCTCGGGTACTCAGAGCTGAGGGCCTTTGGCCGGGCGTTGCACCGCTGGACGGGGTCGACCCCGCTCGCGATGCGACGGAGCCTGACGGCCGCCTCGACGACCCGGGCGTAGGACCCGGGACCGCTCCCGCGCGTCCGCCGCCCGCGCGATGGTCCCATCCCGCCTCCAAATTTGGCATCGACTGTCCATCGATTGGCGTCGCCGGTCGAGCACGACGTTCAACACTGCGGCAATCAGGCTCGGGGAGGAACCACATGCGCGTAGTGCTCACGCGAGTCGGGACGGTAGCCGTTATCCTCGTGCTCGGCCTCGCAGGCGTCTTCACCGCCTCGCCCGCGCCAGCCGGGGGGCTGGGGCGAGGGTCCGACTTCGGACGTTACGCAAACTTTCCCCGGTTATCGCTCCTACAGCCCCGGGCTCTTCGGCGACACCCCGCCTGACGCCCCCTGCGCCGGCCTGCGGCCCGGGTGTTGCGCGGAGGCCGACGCACACGGCCCTCAGGCAGCTCCCAGGCATCCCGGATTCCGAAAATTCTCTTGACGGACTCTTTTTCTCTTGACAGCCACCTTTTGCCTTGACAGCCACTTTTTGCCTTGACAGCCACTTTTTGTCTTGATAGCCGTTTTTTCTCTTGATAGCCGCTTTTCCTCTTGACAGTCACTTTGTCCGCCTTGTATGGGGCTCCATCGAGTCGCGTCGGGACGGCGAAAGGGGTCTCCAGATGGGTCGGGGCCAGAGTCTGACAGGCGGGCATACGTCAACGTTGGGCGTTAATGAGGGCTACACTCTCGGAGGCAGCATGAACCATCGAACGGTTCTGTACCTGACGTGTCTCCTCTGGCCGGCCCTCAACTTCATCCCCCAGCTGGCCCTCGGACAGTCGCGCGACCCCGAGCACTACCAGCTCCTCGTGAGAGACAAGGTGCAGATCAAAGGAGGGGCCCACGTTGCCGGCAACGTGGGCGTCAATTCGCCCGAGGGCTCGGTGAAGCTCAGCCATGATTCGGTCGTCGCTGACGGGCGTGAGCTTGTCGCGGACGATGTCCGGATCCAGCCGAACGCCCGGGTCTTCGACGTCTTCACCAACCTCCTTCATCTCGGCACGGGTACGATCGTCGGCGGCACCGTGACGCAGCCCATCTCACCGCCGATCTACGACCCCGAGCCGCTCATCGTTCCCGATCCCTTCGACCCGGCCAACTTCCCGCCCGCGTTTCCGATCACCTGTGGCGGCCCGGACCGGGTGGGAGGGCCAGGCGAGTCCTTCGTCCTCACGCCCGGAAGCTACGGAATCGTGAGCGTCGGGCCGAACGGCAAGGTCACCTTGCAGGCCGGAATCTATCAATTCTGCTCTCTCGTCGTCGTCAAGTACGGGGACATCTTCGCGGAGGCGCCCGCCACCATCAACGTGCGCGATGTGTTCCGCGTGGGGTCGAATTCGGGCTTCGTGCCCATGGGAAATCCGGACGAGGTTCAAGTCAATGTCCAGGGTACTCAAGCCCGGATATCGTCCTACTCGACGTTCGGTGGGAGGCTCTTCGCCCCGAACGCGAAGCTGCAGGTCGCGGGCTTCGCGTTCGTGAGCGGTCATATGGTCGCACGGCGGTTGGTGACGGATGGCGGCACGAATCTGTTCGGCTCAACCACCACCACAATCACGAGCACGTCCACGACGACGAGTACGACGACGACCACCACCATTCAGACACCGACGACCACGTCCACGACCAGCACGACCGCGTCCACGGCCATGACCACCACGACCACGTCGACCACCACCACGACAGCGCCGGCCACATCCACGACCACGACGTCGACGACTACGACCACCACGTCTACGACGACGACTCAGCCGCCAACGACGACATCCACCACCACCACCACCACGACCACGACCACCACGACGACCACGTCCACGACCACCACGACGCTCGCCGGGTGTCCCGCCTGCGGACCAAGCGCGGGCTTCATGCTCGGTCGGGCCGCCGGGTTCGCCGTCCTTGGACTCGCGAACGGGGATGTGACCTTCGGCAGTCCCGACACGAAGGTCACGGGCAACGTAGGGGTCGGCCCGCACGACACCGGTGACCTCAGAAAAGCCACCATCGACGGCGAGCTGATCCTCGATCCGACGGAGACGGCTACCGTAGCTCCAGATCTCGTCGTCACGTGCGGTATCATCACTCAGGATCTGAGCGGCGCCGATGCCGACGCGCGCGCGGCTTCCACCTTCCTCGCGGCCAAGGCACCGACACAGAGCTTCACCGACATAACGACGTCGACGACAATCACCAGCACTGGCGGAGAGAACGTCATCTCGGTACACACGATCGATCTTCAGAATCAGAATCTGACCCTCGTCGGCAGTTCTTCAGACACGTTTATCTTGAACCTCACGGGCGACTTCTCTTGCCGCGGTACGTGTCAGATCATCCTGTCTGGAGGGCTCACGTACCTGAACGTGATCTTCAACATCGTCGGGCCCGAACCGCCTGGTGGGACGGTGTTCATCAAGGATCCTGGAGTGATCGCGAATGGCATATTCCTGGCCCCCGAACGGAGCGTGACCTTGGACAAGGCGAGTCTCAACGGAGCGATCATCGGCGGAGGGATCGCCATGGACTCGGTGACGGTCCATTCCGGCGCGCAGCTGCTCTTCTGTCCTCCATGCCCCGCCTGCTCGC comes from the Deltaproteobacteria bacterium genome and includes:
- a CDS encoding DUF3494 domain-containing protein, which gives rise to MNHRTVLYLTCLLWPALNFIPQLALGQSRDPEHYQLLVRDKVQIKGGAHVAGNVGVNSPEGSVKLSHDSVVADGRELVADDVRIQPNARVFDVFTNLLHLGTGTIVGGTVTQPISPPIYDPEPLIVPDPFDPANFPPAFPITCGGPDRVGGPGESFVLTPGSYGIVSVGPNGKVTLQAGIYQFCSLVVVKYGDIFAEAPATINVRDVFRVGSNSGFVPMGNPDEVQVNVQGTQARISSYSTFGGRLFAPNAKLQVAGFAFVSGHMVARRLVTDGGTNLFGSTTTTITSTSTTTSTTTTTTIQTPTTTSTTSTTASTAMTTTTTSTTTTTAPATSTTTTSTTTTTTSTTTTQPPTTTSTTTTTTTTTTTTTTSTTTTTLAGCPACGPSAGFMLGRAAGFAVLGLANGDVTFGSPDTKVTGNVGVGPHDTGDLRKATIDGELILDPTETATVAPDLVVTCGIITQDLSGADADARAASTFLAAKAPTQSFTDITTSTTITSTGGENVISVHTIDLQNQNLTLVGSSSDTFILNLTGDFSCRGTCQIILSGGLTYLNVIFNIVGPEPPGGTVFIKDPGVIANGIFLAPERSVTLDKASLNGAIIGGGIAMDSVTVHSGAQLLFCPPCPACSP